The Alnus glutinosa chromosome 1, dhAlnGlut1.1, whole genome shotgun sequence region AGTTATAAATTGTGCCCTTTATGATCTGAAATATtaagcagattttttttttttaattcaatttatgtGGCCTAATTTTAAGCCTGGCTGAGAAGGCAAGCTCGTATCCATCAAATAATTGAGGATAAACACGACAATGTCTCGCTGGTTCCATTGTGACCACACACAGCAAATAAAGgagacaaacaaacaaatacataaattaaataaaaaatatttgttaattGAGAGGTTAAAGAATATTTATcctcctgtttttttttttttttttttttgaagaatagaTGACATGGCACATCCCTACTGGTTCATTTACGACCAACAACTTAGATTTGAGGAATTAATGCAGTCCTATAATGGTGTAAAATTGGTTGGGGACCAGACGAGGGGCTATCCATATGTATTTTGTGATTGTGTCAGTTGGAGCATAATGGGACAAATTAAACAGTTTGGACCCAATTGGACATCGTGACTAGGCTGCGGCCTGCGGTGTATTTACATTTGGCGGCAAGGGGGGAAAGCATAGGGAAGGATATTTCAGTTCACCTATAGTCCAATAATATTTATGGTCCAAATATGCTGGTCATACACAATAATAATGTAGTTGAGCGTAGAGACCGAGTCAGGATCTCCAGATTAATCATGTGCCTCATTCTTAGTTCCATTGTAAAAGTAGAGCATTGAAATGCGAGCTATGCTCGGATGACTGCCCCGAAAAAAAGGTTACACCataacttattttatttttatttttatttgttcttcacATTTTTCTTATGCGGGGTGCTACACCAACGGGCGTGTGTCTACTCCCATGGTCGGCCGTAGAGGCCCACTTCTCTGTAATGGATGGAGGTTGCGCTTCCACGACCAACTGTCACGTAGGCATGACCTCAAGGGGTGGGCTTGTGGAGGCTCCAAGACTCTCTCCTGAGCCTTTGCAACCCACGTGAGGGGATTGGGGGGCCTATGTGACCTCCACCCTCGACAAAAGGGCAGATCTCCATTGCCCGCTATTGGAGGAAACCTAAGGTAGTGGGTCTCCATAgccgggtttttttttttttttttttttttttttttttttttttttaaatttattttttaagtataattgtaatttaaaatactcaatttatatattaaatagggataattacacttaacttccctgatttatccacggtgtgacGATTTATCCCctaatgtaccaaaattggtacatgaccccccgaACTTGCTAACGTGTGgtaaaatcaaccttccgtccgatcgaccgttcgtttggacggaaaatcggtcacgtgcaagtcacgtgaccgtttaagacagaaaccctccccaagtcacgtgacttgcacgtgaccgattttccatccaaacgaacggtcgattggacggaaggttgattttgccacacgttggcaagttcgggggggtcatgtaccaattttggtacattgagGGGTAAATCgtcacaccgtggataaatcagggggttaagtgtaattatccctattaaatatataaaagtgaaatgGCAAGTGATGTTGAATTATTAAATATGAGATAGTGTGTTGTGTAGATTATGTAATCTCAAAGCATTCTTAGTAACCccatcaaaatagttttttagctattttgatgagctaatttgatgaaaacactaaaaaatcacccctagcagcctcaccactttaaccaaaaagctttgatgagtgaaaatactcaccaattttgatgagtaatattcactcaccaactccCTCACCAATTTTGcttattctttctctctcacatgatcagtacacttttttcatttttttctctcattttcttctccaatcTCCCATCGCTCTCACACAatgatgtccttatttcatggacatgaaggtttTTTGTCCATGACATAAACTTTGtcgttctttcatttatcttttatttatttctttcttgaatttggttaagaaacaaatgaaaacttttgtgaatttcttagcaataatctaatctcaagatgaaggtgtataaaattcaaaaaagaaaagaaaagaaaagatgaaggtgtatggaattcaaaaaaaaaaaaaaaaaaagatgaagatgTTTGGTAGCTTGTTGaacaaaaagattaaatagaaaaataatatagaaatctaaaaaaatattatttaaattgaatagtgatagtgaatagttaaaatgatgaGGCTGCTGGGGCCTGGGagagttttaaaaaagtggtttaccagaatagaaaaaagtgatttttaattaCTTTGGTGAGTAAGATCtgatgaggctactaaaaatgctctcaTAAATCAATGTTATACGTGCTTCCATTCCTAAAGCCTATGTGGCATAGTTTTGTTAAAGGAGGGTGATGTATAAAATTTATCAATATTAAGAACATCTCCAACAGAATAGACAAATGACTCAGCCATTTTTTGTCTCCAGTAAAATAGACATAATATAAATTTTCATTCTAGTGTGAACTAGCATATAATCCACATCATGTGCGAGTTTTTACGAATTAAAAACGCATTAGGTACTtatgttttaaaagtaatagATAATATCTAAAGTAGTTTAAACAACAAGTTTTGAGTTATTCTATTAGAATAATTTaagaaccaaaataaaaatttaagaataagaATGAAAATACGTAAAAGTATATTTGTAAATTATCTCGTAAGGAATCAAAATAGATAGcatgtattcaatttttatagatGTTAATTCAAGAGGCCTTTTACTTATATGAATtgacaaaaacaaataacaaaatagtGCACTCACATTAGTACAAtaacttgtattcaatatttacaaataGGATAACTTGTATTGAAATGCTACATAAAATTTATCAAGTCTATAAGCATCAAATTTAAGAACTTATAATAAAGAAACTGAAATCTGTCAAGCATGATTGTCCTCATTGTCAGAGGACTCAAAGGACTCAGGCAGTGGTACATTTGTCTCTTCCTGACACTCCAGATCaatcatgtgatgaaaatgaaTAACTTCAGGCGTTTGATGCAAGTGTTGGTAGCGACCTAGTGATACTGCTCATTTAGGATTAGAGGCCGCTGCAGGAGCGAGTCGCTTATTTGATATCCCGTCTCGATGTACCTAAACACGTCGTCTCCTCCCACGACTAATGCTCGGAGTCCTCACCACAAAAGGGTGCAAATGGAGGACTTCATATCTCTCGCGGCACTCCCAACGTACCAGATTGAGTAAGCGTCCGTTGAAATCTCGTTCATCTTTCTCATGATGTTTCCTTGCCATTCTGTAGTCCAAAATATAGATTAGAGGaacccaaacgaaaatattgtTAACAGTTAACATATTTCAACTAAAGAAAATCACACATTCACTataatcaaataatgaataattaacaatttataaaccACCAAACATAAAGGCAAATTATTTAAGAACCTGCACGCTTATTGCAAATTATTTCCAAAATTAAGCAAAAGAAATCACATGTATTAAATATCTACATTTTCTAAATTTAATTCAAGAGAACAATTGCATAATATTGTAATGCACAGATTTGTGTAAAACAAAAAGATCCggataaagacaaaaaataaaaataaaaaattatccattttagtaattttttatcTATCCAACAATacttaatccatataaattaaaacatgttaaaatctttattcCCGTAAGAGtagtttaaattgaaaataaatataaagaaaaaaatgggaagAAGAAAACCTAGTTAGACTCTGATTATTAACGAAcatgaatctatgatattgttggTGTTATACCtattacattaaaaaaacaattaaaacccacatatatataaatataaaagaaccttcggaaaatgaaaatacaaagaaaaataaatacaaaataagacAGTCTTTCGATCTGGATTTGCATAAATTGCATTGTGATCAAAGCTTGAAAGGAAGCATCGGATTGAAAAtcaatgaatttaaaaaaaaaaaacaaattacaaaatcaAGCTTGGATCACAACAATGTGTAATTCTGATTACAATATTGAATTCAacaataaaaagtttaaatgcATAGAGAGCCATAAATAGGAAATGTAAATTTATCTTGAAATTGATATAAAGTTTGTTATTAAGTAGAGACCGGCCACTACAACTTTGCAGAAGAAGAAGCCCAAAGGTCcttggaaaaaaagaagaagaaagagacgCTTGACATTTGGCACCATGAAATAACGTATGGCATTTGGCATTTGcttttacaatttaaaaaaaaaaaataaagacatttCCAAAAATGAATGCCTAAAAATCTATGTAAATCATACCAATTTGTAAAAATtccataaaatattcaaatgaattaaaatataagacctttgattttagtttaatttatataaattaaaacacgTAAAATCATACTTCCCATAAGAGTAGTTTAACATGAAACGATGTATAGggggaagaaaaacaaaaaaaaaagcaagaagaaaacttggAAATCAAGTGCATCACAtaaagggaaaataaaaaaaattatcataaaacattcaaatgaattaaaacatatGACCCTTAATTTcagtttaattaatataaattaaaacatgttaacatTATTGctcacataggtgtagttttaaattaaatgaatagaAAGAATAAAACCTAGATTATAATTATCAAATATTAATAGGCAATTAGTTTGAATATTTGATATTGTTACTGTGATACATATTATatttgaatataaataaaaccaaTATAATTTcgaacatttaaaaaataaaaagcaaaataaacaaagtattttttttgattgatacaaaataaaataaaataaaataaaataaaatatttcacttAACATCTCCTTTTGTGTTTGAAAAGTATTTATGTTCCTTTGCTGCAtaataatgaaataattttttttttccttcttttgcttttaaaagtataaaaagtacttacaaaaaatgcctaaaaatttgacaaatcacacaaatgaaaaaaagaagaagacaacattTCAAATAAAGAACACCCCAACCAAAtattttacaaacaaaatgaaAGACATATTCATGTTCATAAGAGGGAATACCTTCTTTGAACATGATTTCACCGGAAAAAGGCCGAAAGTTTTTGGTTCGTTGAATTGTTTTTTGCCATAAGAAGCAAATTTTGACGAGAACTACCCTTCAAATAAATCTGATGCAAATAGTGCAACGGTTGTTTGCAGCATGCCTCTTCAAATCCTTAAATATGTCTTCTCTCAATCAATAGGTTGTTCCTATCCCAAACATTGTATTGCAGCTagcgggtttttttttttttttttaactagaaAACTAACTTCAAAGTTTCACTTAAGGCACATTTCACAAACTTAAAATTACACATGTTAATAgaatatagtgccacatgtcatgAATTTAGTTGTTTTTACACATGCCACATGTCAATATTATGCATTCCTATGAAtgattcctctctctctctctctctctctctctctctctctatatatatatatatatatatatatatatatatatatatgaatatatgatAGTAAATAGGCAGACACTACAAacagttttttattgttttctctctattCATTTCCTTATTTCACACACTCTTGCCCTCTTTTTTTCACTCTcttccacacaaaataatatttaaagaaaataaatagtagaATAGAAAATCTGTTGAAGAGAGTATATAAAAAAAGTAGGTAAAATAGAGAgttatactttttcaataaCTACTTATAGGGGATGATGTGATGATTTGTTTACATCGTGTTTTGTGGTTTGAAAATGCgacatttaaaaacacaattaagtaTTTGATTAAATTACGATTTGGCCTTTAAACTcgtagtttaacttttaaaattgatggtttttaaaaacacactttcttacttgagatttgaaaaacatagatttttttatttttcacgttttcaaatataaattctttaaaaaagtaCTCCCAAACGACATACTTTctctaattttgtttaaaaacatagTTTTAACCAATTGCTAAGCTAAAGAACTCAAAAGATGCAAAACTTAGGTAATAAAAttggttatttttaaaaaatatagataACTTTTTGACAAGGCTGCAAACATCATGCAGtaagattaaaataataataataataataataataataattattattattattattattattattattttaaaaaaaaacacctttgAGTTAAGGAGAGTTCTATTATTCCCTTCCCGTAGTGGAGTCAATACTGGGTTCATTTAGTACGAAAAGATTTGGGCAAAGCAACAAGGAGGATCTCAGAACCAATTCAATGGAGGAGGAGAAGCAAGAAAAGcaccaaaccaaaccaatcCGTTGCATCGTAAAACTGGGTacgttatttaatttaattacctaagtttaattaatttaattactaAGATGATGAAAATTAAATTACCAAACCTCATCACTGtagtaatttaattttcttcataATGTTAACAGAATCTAAATCACTTCTAATATACTTGGATTAATCTTTTAGCCTTTAACTTAATCGTTTATTGGCTTTaccaagaaacccaaaaaaactgGCTCGAGCAAATAATGTTTATACAAGTCCACTGGCATTACTAGATTAGTGGGTGTTCGTTGAAATTTCGTTTCTCCCATGTTTAAATTAATCCCTGCTTGAATACCGAGAAAGTTAGAGCCTTTGATGTACAATGAGCAAATTGATGATATTATGGATTATTCGATTACATTGCTTGGGTTAATATGCTCAAGAAGGTAGATGAACGTTACAACATATTCCCAAGATTCTCGGGGGATTACATTTGCCATTGCTTGCATGTCTGGTGGAGATTCTGATTCATCTTCCTTAACTGGAGTGGTTTCCTATCCTTAACAGAAATCTTATGAAAAATGGTTTTGAGCAATTTATACTTTGTAGTTAATAATGTAGGAGGATAAACAAAAGCAATATGCAAGGAATTCTTATATaccgttttttttttgtcggtGCAAACTAGTAAGAAGTGTGTTTTGTGTTGTGAAGGAGGTGCGGCAATTACATGCAAAAATGAACTTGAGAAGATAAATGAAGAAAACCTTGGCATAGTGTCATCTCAGCTGAGGCAGGCAATGATGTTGGGGCAGTCTCCTTCTACGAAGGTTCTTGGGATGGATTGGAGCAAGAGACATGGGGAATCGGAGGTTTCATGTTGTGTAGATGATTTCGGATATGATGCAGTTATAGATTCTAGTCATTTTATTGTTGTTCATGGAGCAGGTTAGTTGCATAGCTCCATTCATGAATTGGAACTACTTCTTGATCATAAGCATTGAAGACAGACTGAATTTAACTGTGGTTATCACTTGTCAGCATATCGTGCTAATCATGTTGCTTATTTACGCAAATGGATGCTAAAGTTTTGGTTCGataaaaattgagaataatGCTTTTAAGCATACAGAACACGGCAGATTGGTAAAAAGAAACTTTCAGTTGCTATAATGACGTAACAAATATATCATATCATGGCCTTATTCACTTTATTCTACAGGACAAGGTCCCTGTATTATTTCAGGAGTTGATGCTTTGAAGTAGTTTTTGCCGTTATTGTCTTCTAAAGATATGtggaagtttattttttttattttatttttataatgtacGATGGTTGCTGTAGGTTCTTTTGGGCACTTTCAGGCTAGTAAATCTGGGGTTCATAAAGGAGGATTGGACCAACCTCTTGTCAAGGCTGGTTTTGTTGCTACACGAATATCTGTAAGATAAACTGCTTTTTGTATGTTGTTATTTCTTGATGTTTTCAGCTTTTGATTTCAACAACTGGGTAGAACCTTTTTGCACTTTAAAGTTTAAGCTGGATAAGTTTGTGAAGATGGACTGTAAATATTGTTAGCATGGTAAAAGTAAGTAAAACAGAATTGGGCAATCAAGTATAACATCAAGAAAGTATTATCACTTTCAAAGTTGAATTATTGTACTCATGTACCCTTCCTTGTATAAAACAGAACCGTTTCATCAGATTGAGGTTTTTGTTAACCATGTTTTAGACGCCATACTATCAGGTGTGATGTTATATGTGGAGTTGTCCGAGTCCTTGATTAATTATGCTATTGTAATTGCAGTTCAACATTAgggaggaaagaagaaaagaaaaaaaaaattgattatccTTTTGAAGTATGAGGCCATTTTCATGTTCAAGCTGCCAGAGTTTTTTGAGTccttttcgtttttatttttattttatttttatcttgaccttcttttgttttgggaATTACTTCGGAAGGTTTATTTGAGCCAAATCTCAGATACTAAGAAGATATaggctgaaaaaaaaaattcaccttCTTTGTCAATCTACATTCATTTCgttttctctgttttgtttCCTGTTTTCTGTTCTTCAGGTCGCGACTCTCAATCTTGAAATTGTTAGAGCACTAGCCAGAGGTACTGATCTAGCTGTTGCAATTGAACTTTTATTCATATTTTCGCTTAACCTTGTATCTTATATTTTGCATATCTTCTCCCCCCGTCAAGTCTAGTCTGCTATGCAAGTCAATCTTGTGTCTCAAAATGTGCACAGAATTccatatatttgtttttatatgaACACTTTGCTCTCAACACACTAATCATAACCAAGTTTGCCATTTGACGAGTATGTCACTGGTTTCTATATAGTTATTATTACAGCATCATTGAGGTTGAGTATTTGCCAACTTGCCATATTTTGTTTGTCCCATTGTTTGTAAGACTCTCTCTagcaatcttttcttcttgctcaaTATTGTATTTTGAATTAATATAATGTAGTAAACTGTATATTGACAGGGAATACAAATTTGTCAAATTCAGCCATTATATTATTTGAAATATGCAATTTCTCTGGAACTCTTTGTGGCATTGTTCGTCATTTTAATACAACAGACTAAAAGTTCCagaatttgagatgaaaatTGCTCTTCCTTCAACAACTTATAACcacgtttttttcttttttccttatatGAGCAACAGagcaagaaattaaaatttgcaTTAGATTTCTATCTGACTATTGTGAATTTAGAATTATATGAGCCTTGTGTTACTCTTCACCAAGTGCTTATTTATCTGCTTAGACAGCCCAATTTCTGCTGCATATGCCTCTGAGAAATAGAAATGGGAAGTGGAGAAAATTACCCTTAGCAAAGTTTCATCTTTTCTTTGCAGAGGGTATTCCTTCGGTTGGAATGTCTCCATTTTCTTGTGGATGGTCAACCTGTCAGAGAAATGTTAGAAGCCTCCAGAAAGACTATTTGTTTCATCATATGCACCAATAATGGGAGACTTGTTCTTTATTTAtgcattctttcttttttggagaTGTTGTCTCCTCTTCCTAACTTTGGACTCTTATATATTGACAGATAGCCTCAGCTGATATTTCCATGGTGGCTAAGGCTATTGACTCTGGTTTCATACCTGTAAGtttgatttaataaatttataatataacacTTTGAAGCTTGAAACTACATGAAATCATGTTGTTTTGAGCGTTGTCATGTCTACGTAAAGTGAATGGCCACCTGTATTGTGTAGTTACTAACTAGAGTTATTACCACACATTGAGTGCTTCACCTTGGTTGTCAGGTAAATAACCATCTTAAATGCGAGGTATACTTAAAAGCTTGAAACACTAAATGGGAATTTTCTGATTATAATAAGGTTATGAAAACTTGGTTATTTAGTAAGTGAAAAACTATTCCATTAGTAGCTCTGCATGGAGAAAGATAAATGGACGAGGATTGCTGAAATTGCAAAATCATATAATTTTGAGTTAAAAGGAGGAGGCCCATGTCATACTGAGAGGATTGTCCTTCAGCAACCAGCAGAAAAAGTTTTAGCTACTAAAAATGTTCATGACTTGATAAAGTGCCAAATACTATGTATGAATTCCAGTGCAGAGAGAGTTTTAAGGTTGCCATTGGAAGTTACTGCCTAGAGCGACGGTAAAATTCCTCAGCTGTCAAGCACAAGTGcacagtttcttttttttagatggAAACTTCATATAAAAATGCTGAAAATTTATCTGGACCTCCACTTCATAAGCCCTCTTTGGTGAGGTCAACACTGGGCAATGGCCTTTTTTCTGGCTGCTGTTATTAGCGTGTTGGATTTTTGTAGCCTCTTTATGCCCCCTGGTTTGaacataaaatattctattAGAAGTTCAAAACATACCTATACTCTTATGTAGAACTCCAGGGATGAACTAACTTAGAACTTCAAATCGGTCTATGTATACTCAAGATTTTCTACACATTGATGTTTGAATGACATTAGTTATATCAGTCTCATTGGATTAAAGAAGAATCTTAAACGGTTTAATGTAATTTATGAATCTCAAAATAAAGGGGGTGTTAAATCTTATGATTGTATATCCTACTGttatgaaaaagaaatatgaaTAATTTGGTCTAcgatttcatattttctttagcattattatttgttgctTTGTGGATacatttgtttgaatttatCGCTTGGTGCTTATTCTTATTTGCCATCTAGGTACTGCATGGCGATGCAGTGTTCGATGGATTACAGGTTTGGGTCCATGTGAGACATGTTTATCGGCTTTCTTAGTTGGTAATTGGTATTCGCatcatttatttactttttaaaatcaggGTTGCACCATATTGAGTGGAGATGTTATCATACGTCATCTTGCAGAGCAATTAAAGCCTGAATATGTTGTCTTTCTTGTATCCAGCCCACGGAATATATCCTTTTCATTCTAACTTTGCTGTACACATAAGATTCTTTTATACAGTCTATGCATAATCGGATCTAGATGGCTTAGAGATTGGTCTTCAGTCTATAGTTCTTTTTACCTGGTaaatgtttttatcttttttttaatgaatgttGAAAATAAATGACTCTTGTGGCCTTTTTTTCTATCTTGGCACATCTTGTCTCGTAATCAGTGGAAGCAGCTTCAGCTTCTTGTCACTTAAACATGCTGGGAAACCATTTTGGGTGAAAACATGGTTTTTGAGGATAGAGACTAAATAATTTGGTTCCTTAACAATCCtaattgtttgaattatttattacgTACTATTATGCACACAAATGTACTTTCTCATCATGCATCAAGATTGGTATGCAAAGTTAGTTTTGCCCAATTTTTGTATTTGACATATCTTACACTTAGATTACCTGTCTCTGTCTGATATTGTACTAAGTGGCATTCTATACTGTTATCCTAACATGGATTGAAAGACAGATGTTTTGGGGGTATATGACCGTCCACCAGTGGAACCTAATGCTGTACTCTTAAGGGAGATCGGTGAGCACTTGTTATAAACCCTTGAACTTATATGCGGATGATATCTCAACTGGTTCAGTTGGTCTGCTGACTTGATGGGCTTGAcaaatttttctattaaaacAGCTGTGTGCAAAGATGGGAATTGGTCTGTTGTGAAACCAGTGCTTCAGAACATGAACAAAGGTTAGTGAGGggaaattgagatttttttatcAAGCTTACATGGCAATATAAAGAAGTCCATTGTTTCCTGGAGACAATTTGATGGACATTAGCTTTTTTCATAACATTTGTTTTTAGTATGAGCATTCAGGATATTCATGGATATATATTCTTTCATCTAGAGTAGGGCTGCATCAACCATGAAGGCACTGTTCTAAagaacagattttttttttccccttcaaatgcaacataaaattagatgaatcaaattgatttcattgCAAGACCATACTTCCACAGTGTTTTCAGTTCCTGGCAGTATCTGATTGTACTTGAAAGTGTACCGAATATGAATCTATGGAACAAAAGTTGAACTATAGCTTAAGAAACTAGTTGCTTCTACATGCCTTTTAGTCTGCCTATACATTCAAAAATGGATGTATACAAATTTGGACATTTTTTGAATCTTCCATGTGCCTTTTTGTTGAGACCATGATGGATTTAGATATGCTAGTATTAAGAAAAGCTAAGCATGTTGTAAAGTTGCTCCTTTTTGTTTAACTTACAACCTCAAAACATATGATTCAACTTGATGAGACACAAGAATGTGTATCTGCAATTTTAGACCCTAGTACCAAATTAATAGTGTTTTTTCCATATCCTGTCAACAGTTGAAACAACTGTAGCAGCTCATGATACAACTGGGGGCATGTTGACCAAAATAACAGAAGCTGCAATGATTGCAAGACTTGGAATTGATGTTTACATTGTGAAAGTAGCAACCTTTTCTTACATTCTAGTCTTTCAATTCATTTTCTGAGACCTTGTAGTATTAAAATATAAGCTGGATGCAGGCAGCCACAAGCCACTCGCTGAGGGCCTTAAGTGGGGAACTTAGAAGCAACATTCCTGATGATTGGCTTGGGACAGTCATCCGATTCGTGGGCTAAGTCTGGCAACTACAACTACATTGTAAAATGTTTGTGACAATCTGATCGGCCATTCTTCGAATATCATGTACAATAAAGGAGGGTATTACCTGGTGGAATTATTATCAGAATATCAGGACCCACAAACTGATTGACATCTTGTaactttcactttttctttgCCCCAATCTAATTCATGGTTCAATGCACCCATTCCAGAATATGCACATACAAATCAAGGTCCTGGGgaggtgttttttgtttttgtttgttaatgttttttatttgagaatagaaaacaaaagagatatgaagaaaattttaacaaacagtGCCCAAATGTTCCAAGAAAATGTGACACTACACTACCCTGGCACCTGCCAgtgatttagaaaaaaaaaaaattgattacttAACAACAAAACATACCAGACGTCAATGGAGTAAAACCTGAGCTAAATACAGacaatttcaaaacacaaaacaggTTGACAAACTGAACATACAGAACTGAGATTTGAAATAATAGCTAAATAAAAAACGTATCATATAGGGATTACACAAATTTGTGCCACTGATTCTTAGGGAAATAAAGGCCACCCGAAAGCTTACGGTACACTATCATTCCACTCTAGCAAATTTCAAATTCGTTAGGAAAATTTCTTGGAATTGGTGAAACTCTTCCATTCATGTACTTCCGCACTCATAAGTAAACACAAGTATAAACCCAAATGCAAtcaagagaaaaccacaataaTGAGAACCTGAATAACTTTAAATTGAAACAACATGAGGTGCCAAGAAGTGTATATACAGTCTTTGATGGCGGATATAACTTAACATCTCAACACCACGAACCATTTCTAACTTCTCAACACCATGAACCCAGAAATGGTTCAGTACTGATCAAACAGAACAAAAAATATTGCTTATAAAAAGGTAATTAGCAATGGCAAAGTCTAGCAATAAGTGGAAGCCACATTTCAACAAG contains the following coding sequences:
- the LOC133869085 gene encoding isopentenyl phosphate kinase, producing MEEEKQEKHQTKPIRCIVKLGGAAITCKNELEKINEENLGIVSSQLRQAMMLGQSPSTKVLGMDWSKRHGESEVSCCVDDFGYDAVIDSSHFIVVHGAGSFGHFQASKSGVHKGGLDQPLVKAGFVATRISVATLNLEIVRALAREGIPSVGMSPFSCGWSTCQRNIASADISMVAKAIDSGFIPVLHGDAVFDGLQGCTILSGDVIIRHLAEQLKPEYVVFLTDVLGVYDRPPVEPNAVLLREIAVCKDGNWSVVKPVLQNMNKVETTVAAHDTTGGMLTKITEAAMIARLGIDVYIVKAATSHSLRALSGELRSNIPDDWLGTVIRFVG